A stretch of the Euleptes europaea isolate rEulEur1 chromosome 14, rEulEur1.hap1, whole genome shotgun sequence genome encodes the following:
- the IER5L gene encoding immediate early response gene 5-like protein: MECALDAQALIGLSLRKIHSSRTQRGGIKLHKNLLVSYVLRNARQLYLSERYAELYRRQQQHHYPEGGGMLVGMPPAACAPAAADFGPLPLQPAAEQQEGGGVGGGAQARSCALARAGFGGELLDLPVCAALLPAAPQDEEPLGPPPPPQPAPPAALSALCRDSSGAFDPPRASPPPGTAAAGPLYPGPAGCPFAPPAAAAPHCSSRTTVLDLDTHVVTTVENGYLHQDCCAHCPCPCPGAPSPGSKRKYEPGHEDGGGGAPAGGGPGGAAAAAAAAGGAVLGGAPFAPCPKRARFEDFSAEPGPDSSNISNLISIFGSGFTGLVSRQQHQQQQQQAAADSEQPLNGQLCSKQALASLGAWTRAIVAF, encoded by the coding sequence ATGGAGTGCGCCCTGGACGCCCAGGCGCTGATCGGCCTCTCCCTGCGCAAGATCCACAGCTCGCGCACGCAGCGCGGCGGCATCAAGCTGCACAAGAACCTGCTCGTCTCCTATGTGCTCCGCAACGCCCGGCAGCTCTACCTGAGCGAGCGCTACGCCGAGCTCTACCGGCGCCAGCAGCAGCACCACTACCCGGAAGGCGGCGGCATGCTCGTGGGCATGCCCCCCGCAGCCTGCGCGCCCGCCGCCGCCGACTTCGGCCCGCTCCCCTTGCAGCCTGCCGCCGAGCAGCAGGAGGGCGGCGGCGTCGGCGGCGGGGCTCAGGCGCGGAGCTGCGCCCTGGCCCGGGCGGGCTTCGGGGGCGAGCTGCTGGACCTGCCCGTGTGCGCCGCGCTCCTGCCCGCCGCGCCCCAGGACGAGGAGCCgctggggccgccgccgccgccccagcCCGCGCCGCCCGCCGCCCTCTCGGCGCTGTGCAGGGACTCCTCGGGCGCCTTCGACCCGCCGCGGGCCTCCCCGCCGCCcggcaccgccgccgccgggcccctcTACCCCGGCCCGGCCGGCTGCCCCTTcgcgccgcccgccgccgccgcgccccactGCTCCAGCCGCACCACCGTCCTGGACCTGGACACGCACGTGGTGACCACGGTGGAGAACGGCTACCTGCACCAGGACTGCTGCGCGCACTGCCCTTGCCCCTGCCCGGGCGCGCCCAGCCCGGGCTCCAAGCGCAAGTACGAGCCGGGCCACGAggacggcggcgggggggccccGGCGGGCGGCGGCCCCGGGGGGGCtgcagctgccgccgccgccgccggggggGCCGTCCTGGGCGGCGCTCCCTTCGCCCCCTGCCCCAAGCGCGCGCGCTTCGAGGACTTCAGCGCCGAGCCCGGCCCGGACTCGTCCAACATCTCCAACTTGATTTCCATTTTCGGCTCCGGTTTCACGGGGCTGGTGAGCcggcagcagcaccagcagcagcagcagcaggcggcggcGGACTCGGAGCAGCCGCTCAACGGGCAGCTCTGTAGCAAACAGGCGCTGGCCAGCTTGGGGGCTTGGACGCGGGCCATCGTGGCCTTttag